In one window of Pseudomonas chlororaphis subsp. chlororaphis DNA:
- a CDS encoding helix-turn-helix domain-containing protein, whose product MHKDPGQRASVLQHVSHNVRRLRHAAELSQSALAEKSGVSRRMLVAIEAGEKNVSLSTLDRVAEALDVAFSDLIQAPDARDPSRINELAWAGLIPGSKAVLLAKANACREVELWEWRLEPGEQYLSEPDAEGWSEQLYVFEGCLTLVLGEQERRLDSGEFFMFASNLPHAYRNDGAVAVRFVRNVVI is encoded by the coding sequence GTGCACAAAGATCCTGGGCAGCGCGCTTCCGTGCTGCAGCATGTCAGTCACAACGTCCGGCGCCTGCGCCACGCCGCCGAGCTGAGCCAGAGCGCCCTGGCGGAAAAGTCCGGGGTCAGCCGGCGCATGCTGGTGGCCATCGAGGCCGGTGAGAAGAATGTCAGCCTCAGCACCCTGGACCGGGTGGCCGAAGCCCTGGACGTGGCCTTCAGCGACCTGATCCAGGCCCCCGATGCCCGCGACCCGAGCCGGATCAACGAGCTGGCCTGGGCCGGGCTGATTCCCGGGAGCAAGGCGGTGCTGCTGGCCAAGGCCAACGCCTGCCGCGAAGTGGAGCTGTGGGAGTGGCGCCTGGAGCCGGGCGAGCAATACCTGTCGGAACCGGACGCCGAAGGCTGGAGCGAGCAGCTGTATGTCTTCGAGGGTTGCCTGACCCTGGTCCTGGGTGAACAGGAGCGGCGCCTGGACAGCGGCGAGTTCTTCATGTTCGCCAGCAACCTGCCGCATGCCTATCGCAACGATGGGGCGGTGGCGGTGCGTTTTGTGCGCAACGTGGTGATCTGA
- a CDS encoding SfnB family sulfur acquisition oxidoreductase, whose translation MTATAQPTRTAHIIHSDAEAIAVARTLAERFAVEASVRDRERRLPFAELDEFSASGLWGITIPKAYGGAGVSYVTVAEVIKIISAADSSLGQLPQNHLGVLDILLQTASEEQKRYYFAKVLQGYRFGNAFSEAGSKHAGAFETRIRFNGDGARIDGEKFYCTGALFAHIVPAVAVDEENKAFIAFIERDNPGLTVIDSWDGFGQRTTASGGVTLDAVQVPLSAVIPAHRAFDEPTADGPISQIIQAAVDTGLAVGALEEAKRHARQSRPWIDSGQDHGWQDPFTIAAIGDLEWRVHGTEAILEKAGLAIDRALREPNEDSVAQASVVVAQAKVLSAQSALLASSKLFELAGTRSVLGKYNLDRYWRNARTHTLHDPARWKYHLIGNFLLNGVKPARHAWN comes from the coding sequence ATGACAGCCACTGCTCAACCCACCCGAACCGCCCACATCATCCACTCCGACGCCGAGGCCATCGCCGTCGCCCGGACCCTGGCCGAACGTTTCGCCGTCGAGGCCAGCGTGCGCGATCGCGAGCGGCGCCTGCCGTTCGCCGAGCTGGATGAGTTCTCCGCCAGCGGCCTGTGGGGCATCACCATTCCCAAGGCTTACGGGGGCGCCGGGGTGTCCTACGTGACGGTGGCGGAGGTGATCAAGATCATTTCCGCCGCCGACTCGTCCCTTGGCCAGCTGCCGCAGAACCACCTGGGTGTGCTCGACATCCTGCTGCAGACCGCCAGCGAGGAGCAGAAGCGCTATTACTTCGCCAAGGTGCTGCAGGGTTATCGCTTCGGCAATGCGTTCTCCGAAGCCGGCAGCAAGCATGCCGGCGCCTTCGAGACCCGCATTCGTTTCAACGGCGACGGCGCGCGGATCGACGGCGAGAAGTTCTACTGCACCGGTGCCTTGTTCGCCCACATCGTGCCGGCGGTGGCGGTCGACGAAGAGAACAAGGCGTTCATCGCCTTTATCGAGCGGGACAACCCCGGCCTGACGGTGATCGACAGCTGGGACGGTTTCGGCCAGCGCACCACCGCCAGCGGCGGCGTCACCCTCGACGCGGTGCAGGTGCCGCTGAGCGCGGTGATCCCGGCCCATCGCGCGTTCGACGAACCCACCGCCGACGGGCCGATCTCGCAGATCATCCAGGCGGCGGTGGACACCGGCCTGGCAGTCGGCGCCCTGGAAGAAGCCAAGCGCCACGCGCGCCAGTCGCGTCCCTGGATCGACAGTGGCCAGGATCATGGCTGGCAGGACCCGTTCACTATCGCCGCCATCGGTGACCTGGAATGGCGGGTGCACGGCACCGAGGCGATCCTGGAAAAAGCCGGCCTGGCCATCGACCGGGCACTGCGCGAACCCAACGAAGACAGCGTGGCCCAGGCCTCGGTGGTGGTGGCGCAAGCCAAGGTGCTGTCGGCACAAAGCGCCTTGCTCGCCAGCAGCAAGCTGTTCGAGCTGGCCGGCACCCGCTCGGTGCTGGGCAAGTACAACCTCGACCGCTACTGGCGCAACGCGCGGACCCACACCCTGCACGACCCGGCGCGCTGGAAATACCACCTGATCGGCAACTTCCTGCTCAACGGCGTCAAGCCGGCCCGCCACGCCTGGAACTGA
- a CDS encoding acyl-CoA dehydrogenase: MNALSQATAHETPADEQAEHSHDDLRRARELLQSTLKFVREQAKPWPGSGLARASDDPYVISRFGDLLIRIEVAAALQERAQSLLAREHDVAEIGVAQAEAAIASREALLAVSNAEFELTGRRSPLPAAQGEPLRWKYPLIGNYRLNGVVPPSFRSAV; encoded by the coding sequence ATGAACGCATTGAGCCAAGCCACCGCCCATGAAACACCCGCCGATGAACAGGCCGAGCACAGCCACGACGACCTGCGCCGCGCCCGCGAGCTGCTGCAATCGACCCTCAAGTTTGTCCGTGAGCAGGCCAAACCCTGGCCCGGCAGCGGCCTGGCCCGAGCCAGCGACGACCCTTATGTGATCAGCCGCTTTGGCGACCTGCTGATCCGTATCGAAGTCGCCGCCGCCTTGCAGGAACGGGCGCAATCGCTGCTCGCCAGGGAGCACGACGTCGCCGAAATCGGCGTGGCCCAGGCCGAGGCGGCCATCGCCAGCCGCGAGGCCTTGCTCGCGGTGAGCAACGCCGAGTTCGAGCTGACCGGCCGGCGCAGCCCGCTGCCCGCCGCGCAGGGTGAGCCCTTGCGCTGGAAATACCCGTTGATCGGCAACTACCGCCTCAACGGCGTGGTGCCGCCCAGTTTCAGGAGTGCGGTTTGA